The nucleotide window GGGGTGGGCGGAGTGCCAACCCTGAGAGCCACTCAGGTCTCCTGAGCCCAAGGGAGAAAGCAGTCCACACCCCAGGGCTCTCCCTGGAGCACCCCTGTACCTACAGGATGTGGGCATTCCAGAGTCCCCTGGAGTCCCTGAGGGAGCACTGCCAACTTCCCATCTCCCAAGAGCCAGACTCAGCCCTGGGACACATGATACATGATCTCTAGACCCCAGTTTCCCCGTTTGCAAAGGTGGCTGGTCAGGACACTAAAGGACATGTGAGAGCCCTTCCAAATCTAAGCTGGGGTATCACCCACATCTGGCTGTTGCCCGTTCTAATCACCTCCTTTGGCCCAGCTCTGTGATCACCAGCTCTGCTAACCATCGGTGAAAGCCTGTCTTACTGCAATCCAATGCATCACCTTCAACATGCCATTTCATGACACCACGTGATTTTTAAAGCACTAAAACAAGTTCCCTTTAGGGCTGAATGACAGAGCAGTGCTAGGGAGCGGTACTCAGTTTGTAGGACAGCCTTGAGTGGCCCCCTCCTCTGCACATGCGCTCCCCACCTTAGGGCCCAGCACTTTCGGGGGCTCCCCAGAAAGGCTGAGTGTCCCAGCAGCTGCGCACCCAGAAGGCAGGGCCCTAACCTCTGGCTCTTCCCCGGCCTGCATGCTTCCCGCCCAGTCCAGTCCACTAAGCACCACTGTGTGCCAGCCCTGTGCCCACAGCACATGCCATAGAGACTGGGTGGATGACGGGGCTTTGGGCCTGGCCTCATGCTGTGGCGGGCTGGGACCTGTCTGGAGTTCAGCTCCCCTGGGAACTGAGGGTCCCAGGATGAGGGGGGCCATTGACCAGGGCTGGGCAGAGGTGACAACGACAGTCTGGAGTCTGGTTACGTAGCAACTGCCACCTGCAGAACTTGACCCCCCAAAGGGTATGTCCTTGTGTCCTACCCATTACCCAAGGGACCCTCCTCAGCACATGTCAGCCAGGTATCTACTGGTTAAGCAGTGGGGACCAGGCCTCCCCCACTGAGACTTGCTGTGGCCCAGACCACACCTCGCTGTGGCCACAGTTGGTCCTGCATGAAAGCAAAGCAGGGGACACCCCTGGGAACTGCTCCCTGCCAGGTTCTGAAGGAGGGGGCAGGTGTCCCCAGACAGCATGAGGTTTGTAGAAATGACACCACAACCGTGCTGGGCGTGGGGccccccccctgccccagcaGTGGCTCCCTGTGCCGTCGGGAAACTTGGGTTCACCTCAGCATCTGGCCTCTAGTCCAGGCTTTGCCTCTGCAGAGTGGGTACACAGCAGGTGCACAACAGGTGCACAATAGGCCCTCTACAGGGCCTGGAACACCAACAGCTCCACTGGAAAATGGGCAACTAGTAAGCTCCAGAGTCCACTAGCAGATCTGCAGGGGCAGAGGTTGGGGGGCAAGTGCCCATCCCCCATGCCTTCCCAAGGTTCCCAGCAGGGTGTTGGGGCCCCACCTGGTGGGACGCTAAAGGGGAGGGGCCCGAGCCCCTGCCATGGCAGCTGAGTGAGAAGCCTGAGGCGGGACCTTGGGGACACAGCCTGTCGGGGCTGTCACAGCGGGATGGGTAGCTAGCCAGCACATCTCTGTGCCCGAGTGGGGCTGTGGTTGAGTCTCTGAGTTTAAAGCCCTATCTTTCTTTACTCTTGGAAGAGGCCACGGGACAGGCCCAGAAGGAAGGCAGAGCTGCCAGGAAGTGGTGTTCTCACAAAAGGCgggccagaggcagggagcccTGGCTTGGCCCCAGGCAGTAGGTGTGGCTCAGGGAGGGACCATGACTTGTCTTAAGCCTGGGCACCCCGACCTGTCCCCCCACCCGTGACTGGGACAATAGGCACAGCTGCCGCCACCCCACAGGATCAGTCAGGTGACACATCCCTGGGCTGTGCTCTGGCCTCCTGTGCTCTCCGAGGCGGCCCCGTGTGGGGATGGTAGAGGCCCACCAGACTCTGGAGCCCCCAGGCGCCTGCCAGGGCTGTATAGGGGGAcagggccccaggcagggggCCCGTTAAATCCTTCTAGGATCAGGGCAGGGAATCTTATGAAGGCTGGGCGTGGCTCCTTGCCTCTGCTCGTTGCCATGGTCTAAGGACACCCTGGaatctgcctccccctgcccaggtGCTGCCCTGAGCTCGCTGCAGCCCTCTGCAGCCCTCTGCAGCCCTCCGCAGCCCTCCACGCCCAGGAGCCTAGAGATCCTGACGTTACCCTTGGCAACGTGCTGACGCAGATGCCAGCAGGcggggagtggagggaggtggtggtggtggctgtggcTCGTTTGCCaggcatgggggcggggggctctgcCAGCCCGCTGTCAAGAGAGAAGACGAGGCCTCAAGAGCCGAGCCAGAGAGAAGAGCTCTGAGGAGCCATGTCCAGAGCCTGGCACTGGGCCCCCAGGTTCCCTCGGCTTCTACAAAAATCAAGCATGGCTGGTTCTTGGCTGCCTTGCCTTTGCTGGGGCCCAGGGACAGTTGAGGGCCCTTGAAAATAAGGCACAGGGGGGCAGCCCTGTCCTGTCCCCAATGGATGCATTCGCCTTGGCCGGgacagaggagggcaggggtgcagaAGAGACAGGCTAGCGTTGGTGACGGGAGCTGCCTGCAGGCACTGGCAGAGGCAGGCTCTGCTCTCCGCCTGGCCTGGCTCTCCCCTGGGCGGCCAGCCCACCACGGCGGCCAGCCGGCTGGAGGAACCACGGGGGCTATTGTCTTTCATCGGCAGCCTGTTTGTTTTCCATCCTGAGATATTGCTGGTAGAGCATGAAAGGTCACAACTATTTGGAATCCAGTGAATTTCTAGCCTCGCTTGAGTTTCTCatgaagaatttccttttctgGGGAACAACCACCTACCCAGGCCTGCTGAGACCAGGGTGCAGGCCTGGCTGCCAGCCCCTCCCTTTAGAAAATGTCCTGAGCAGCTCCAGAGCCTGGCTGCCTCCAGGGGGCAAATACAGGACTCCCAGAAACCACCCCTACCCCCCTATCCAGGCCAGGGGTTGCCATCCCTGCCCAGAGCTGCCAGCTGTGTGCCCCCCAGGGACAGGGCCGGGAGTAGGCTAGAGATGTGAGGGCCTGCCTGGGGCTGCCTGTCCAGCAGTTTGTCCACCCAGCCCAAGTGGGAAGCTATTCACTAGCACACAAGTGGGGACCCACCTGTAATGACAGGCTGCAATAGAGGGGTGTGCTGGCActgggtcagggaaggcctttcaAGGAGGTGACACCTAAGGGGAGACCTGAAGGATGGGGACAGGCAAAGACAGGGGGTCACGCACTTAAGGCTGGAGACAGCAGAGAGTGTGAGTGAAACAAGCCCATGAAGGCCAGAGCAGAGAAGAAGAGGCAGTGAGGAGGTGGAGGATGGGCAAGGCGGAGCCGGTGGGACCGCGGGCAGGAGAAAGCCTGGCCTTGGGCCCATCTTTGAGGACACCTGGGCCACCTCCGAGTTGACAGGTTCAGAGAGCAGAGATGATAGCCAAATCCCTCTATGAGACACGGGACCAACTTAGGTCCCAGGCATCCTGCCTCCCACGTCTTGCCATACCTGTGAGCACAGGCTTGGCTGACAGAGCCTGCCAAAAGACGGTCTGGGAGCCCGGCCCGGCACTGAAGAACTTGCCGTGCTTGACCTGGAGATGACAGACGAAGCAGCCCCGAGATCTAGGCCCTGGGAAGGCCTCAGAGCACAGGCTATCACCAACCTCAGGACACAGCAGAGACAGATAGAAGCCCAGAGAGCTGACCAAGGGAGCGCTTTGTGGCTGGCGGATCTGTTCTGGGACTGTCCCGGGGCCTCACCTGGGCACCTGACTCTGGCCTTGCATCATGGCCTGGTCAGCCCCAAGCCCTCTGCTCACAGCAATGCCTCATCAAAGAGCCTGACCTTGCCCGTCGGCTGGgatgttccctctgcccagaaccaCACAGGGCACTGGAGTGGGTacaggcagaagaagaagaggagcaAGAACCCCTAGAAACCGCACAGTGCAGGGAGCCAGGCAGACCCTGCCCACAGGGAGCTACAGGCTTGCTCTGCCCCATGGATGTGGTGTCCTCAGCCCAGGCCCCTTACACCATCACTGCCTGGCACAGCTGTGGAGAGACACCTGGGTGCACACAGGGCAGATGAGGGGAGCCCTGCTCGCCATCTCCGTGACCACCCTCCTCCAAGAGGCTGGACTTTCTTGAAAACCTAATGAAAGCCACAGGCCCCCTGAGGGCCTGTCAGGGCACTGAGGTCAGAGTGGGACCTGTCCATGCTAGGGTGGCCACCAAGAGAGCTAACAGCAGGCGCTAGAGTGCCCGTGATAGCCACCACACTCCACACCGTGCTCCCAGGACAGCACCTCTCTGGAGCCCCCACGGCTCCCCTTTGACTGCAGCCTCTCTTACCTGGCCCATACCCTCAAGCCCACCCACTCCCCAGGAGCCAGTGGTGGCAGGAGCAAGCAGAGCAAAAGCCCGGCACACTCACCGTCTGGTTGTCCTCGTAGAGTTTCAGGTCGTAGCCACTAAGCTCCACACAGAAGATGATGGCTGTGACGCCCTCGAAACAGTGGATCCATTTTTTGCGCTCTGACCTCTGCCCGCCCACATCCACCATCTTGAACGTGAGCTCCTTGAAGGTGAACTTGTTCTCCACGATGCCCGTGGTCATGTCCCGGGAGCGCAGAATGTCCTCAACAGTGGGGATGTAGTCGGGTGCGGCAATGCGCTCCAGGTCATTCAGGTAGTAGGCCGCGTTGTCCTCCAGGTGGTACTCACTGGAGCGGCCGAAGCAGGCCTGCGCCCCGGGGTCGGCCCACAGCCGCCGCATGACGCCCAGCAGCTCGGGGGTGATCTCGCCCTTGCTCTCGGCAGGGCCCGTCAGCGCGAAGAGCTGGACGGCGTCGTAGGCGCGGTCCGGGTTGTGGAAGTCGATCTTGAGGGCGGCCAGGGCGCGGATGATGCGGGTCAGCGAGTCGATGGCGTTGTAGATGATGAGGGGCTTGTACTCCTTGCAGGCCTCCAGGTTGAAGCCCCCGCTGTGGATAATCTTCATCTGCTTCACGATGGTGCTCTTGCCCGAGTTGCTGGTGCCCAGCAGGAGCAGCTTGATCTCGCGGCGCTGCCGCTGGCTCTCTGAGCGCAGATGGCGGTCAATTCTTCGGGACCGCCGCGCCGCCTCTTTCTCCTCTGAGCTTTGCCGACATCCCATGGTCCGGCAGCGGCGGGCCCAGATGCAGAGCACGGGACGGGGCGCTTCTTCCTGTGGCCACGAGCAGGGGACGCTGAGACGCGGGCCAGGGGTGCCCGGCAGACGGAGCCCTGCTGCCCTCGGAGCGCTCAGCGCGGGTGGGGGGGTGAGGCCATGCCACGCTGCAGCCCCTGCCCCAACACCTCTTCTCCAGCTGGCATGGTGATCGCCTGTCACGAGGAGGTGGCCGAGCCCTCCCTCTGGTGACACTCCACCTGCCCAGGCCACTGTGGGGCCCGATATGCCGCCGTCATTCCCTGTCCTCCCGACGGTGGGAAGCTGTACTCTAGCGTCTGCCTAGGCTGCTGCCGTCTGACTGCCGGTTGCCGTGGCGGTGCTGCTAAGTGAGGCTGGAAGGCCAGCCCCCGGTGCCGCGGGCGCTCCCTGCGGCCCCCCTGCCTTGGGCGTCCGCCCTTCACCTGCCAACACAGAGAAGAGGATGAGCCCCCTCCCACCGCAGGCCGAGTAGGAAAAGGACACCTCAGATCCCGTCGGGAAGCAGCCTGGGGAACAGTGAATCAAACCCCCTCCCTCGGAACTCTGCTGAATTGTGCCCAAATCCACGGCAAAACAAACGTGCCTGGGAGCTCCGCCCCGCACCCCTCCTGCGAGCCAGTGTGCTTGAAGCCTGGTGCTTGAGGAAAGGGTGTCCTGAGCCATACTAGGACTTTAGCCTTAGGGTTTTTGGAGTGAGTCCAgggccctgctgcccctcctgcccactgGACCCGGCCAACCTCACCCTCCCAGAGCCTGAGTCTCTGGGTCTGGTGGTCAGTAGGATTCAATACGGTGGTCCTGTTGTGATgtcctcttcccacctccctccctatCTCCTGTACCTGCCGGGGCTTCACCCACCTGTGCCACAGCATCAACGGGGCTTGGCTCCTCCTTAGTTTATGGTGGGGTCCCATTCCAGGGTAAATGGGTGATCCCCCCTCACCACCTCTCATGGGAGCTGggtcactcctgctctctctcagggCAGGACATTCACCAGGAGGAGGCTGGCCCCAGGCCTGGCATTAAGCAGACAGATAGGGAGCAGAGCTAGGCAGAGAGAGGCCCCAGGCTGGGAGCACCACGGGATGGACAGCAGCCTGGCTCCTGGTGGgtgaggcgggggagggggggaacgggctgggtgggctgggggaTGCAGGGCAGGAACCAGGTGTGGGAGGCAAGCCAGGCCAGAAGTATATCTGAGGGCACTGGGAGTCGCTGAGTACAACGCAAGGCAAGGGAGCTGTCCACACGCTCCATGGTCCCAGGCCGTGTCTTTCATATCCCTACTCCCACCCTGATGGTCGGTAAGGAACAGCTACGCTCACACCCTGGGCAGGGCGTAAGCACCTCAGTGCCTAGCTCTCAGCCAGCCACCTGCTGACCCAGGATGCCTACAAGCTCTTCCCAGGCCTCCCCCAATGACCTATGAGCAGCTGAGCCAGGACCCTCCCCACCAGGGCAGACCCAGAGCTCaggctctgccccccccacccggcAGCCTGCCCTACACAAGTCTTGCCTCCTTCCTCCAACCTCTGTCCTGGCCTGGCTGTCCCCGGCAGCCTCCTCATTCTGCCACGGCCAGCGTTCACCCCTCTAATGCCCCCACCCGCCTCGTGGCAGGCCC belongs to Ailuropoda melanoleuca isolate Jingjing chromosome 14, ASM200744v2, whole genome shotgun sequence and includes:
- the GNAZ gene encoding guanine nucleotide-binding protein G(z) subunit alpha encodes the protein MGCRQSSEEKEAARRSRRIDRHLRSESQRQRREIKLLLLGTSNSGKSTIVKQMKIIHSGGFNLEACKEYKPLIIYNAIDSLTRIIRALAALKIDFHNPDRAYDAVQLFALTGPAESKGEITPELLGVMRRLWADPGAQACFGRSSEYHLEDNAAYYLNDLERIAAPDYIPTVEDILRSRDMTTGIVENKFTFKELTFKMVDVGGQRSERKKWIHCFEGVTAIIFCVELSGYDLKLYEDNQTSRMAESLRLFDSICNNNWFINTSLILFLNKKDLLAEKIRRIPLTICFPEYKGQNTYEEAAVYIQRQFEDLNRNKETKEIYSHFTCATDTSNIQFVFDAVTDVIIQNNLKYIGLC